In a single window of the Pseudogemmatithrix spongiicola genome:
- a CDS encoding rhomboid family intramembrane serine protease, which yields MKTVVKATARTLKQQATTIGGSVTVVWAGFAAQVVTNNAVMAWGIHPRTKQGLWGILFAPFLHGSTEHLIANTVPLIVLGWLVMLRDSKHFVPVTLLSMLGAGLCAWTFGAPGSVHIGASGVVFGYLGFLMLAGWYARSVGAILLSIAVTVTWGSVVLGVLPGQPGISWQAHLGGFLGGVLAARWLAPR from the coding sequence ATGAAAACCGTCGTCAAAGCCACCGCGCGCACGCTCAAGCAGCAGGCCACCACCATCGGTGGCTCCGTCACCGTCGTGTGGGCCGGCTTCGCCGCCCAAGTCGTCACGAACAACGCCGTGATGGCCTGGGGCATCCACCCGCGCACGAAGCAGGGCCTCTGGGGCATCCTCTTTGCGCCCTTCCTGCATGGCAGCACCGAGCACCTGATCGCCAACACCGTGCCGCTGATCGTCCTCGGCTGGCTCGTGATGCTGCGCGACAGCAAGCACTTCGTGCCGGTCACGCTGCTCTCGATGCTCGGGGCCGGCCTCTGCGCGTGGACATTCGGTGCGCCGGGCAGCGTGCACATCGGCGCCAGCGGCGTCGTGTTCGGCTACCTCGGATTCCTGATGCTCGCCGGATGGTACGCGCGGTCGGTCGGCGCCATCCTGCTCAGCATCGCGGTCACGGTGACCTGGGGCTCCGTGGTGCTTGGTGTGCTGCCCGGCCAGCCGGGCATCAGCTGGCAGGCGCACCTGGGCGGCTTCCTCGGCGGCGTACTCGCGGCGCGCTGGCTCGCGCCGCGCTAG
- a CDS encoding DEAD/DEAH box helicase translates to MTNRASDPMPAAGFASLGLDARVLAALTALGYEEPTPIQRAAIPLQIAGRDVLAQAATGTGKTAAFALPLLQHLRTDAPPRERTSALVLVPTRELAMQVAEAIYRYGKSMGVHAVPVYGGTAIDGQIRQLKRGVDIVIATPGRALDHIRRKTVHLQGIRTVVLDEADEMLDMGFADDLEAILAETPAEKQVALFSATLAPRIMAIAKSHLRNPELISIEPEKLKAGKAAKVRQVAYIVPRAHKMAALGRILDVEQPESAIVFCRTRTEVDELTETMNARGYAAEALHGGLSQDQRDRVMKRFRGKTTDLLIATDVAARGLDVSHVTHVVNYDVPNASEAYVHRIGRTGRAGREGTAITLAEPREHRLLKSFERATGRPVEVAPVPTVADLKAARVEQVQEKLRATILDGGLEDWRRIVAGMATEFDPMDIAAAALKQGATPADEETEIPAGPPAREKHPARAREDVKKARTIARGAKGGGMTKLYVGAGRKLKVRPGDLVGAIANEAGVDAATLGTITIFDRHSIVEVPAAAADDVLRAMAKATIKGKKILVRRDREGS, encoded by the coding sequence ATGACAAATCGCGCGTCCGACCCCATGCCTGCCGCCGGATTCGCGTCCCTCGGCCTCGATGCCCGCGTCCTCGCGGCGCTCACCGCCCTTGGGTACGAGGAGCCCACGCCCATCCAGCGGGCGGCCATCCCGCTGCAGATCGCCGGCCGCGACGTCTTGGCGCAAGCGGCCACCGGTACCGGCAAGACGGCGGCGTTCGCGCTGCCGCTGCTCCAGCACCTGCGCACCGATGCGCCGCCACGCGAACGGACCAGCGCACTGGTGCTGGTCCCTACGCGCGAGCTGGCTATGCAGGTTGCAGAGGCGATCTACCGCTACGGCAAGTCCATGGGCGTGCACGCGGTGCCGGTCTATGGCGGCACGGCGATCGACGGCCAGATCCGCCAGCTCAAGCGCGGCGTGGACATCGTGATCGCCACGCCGGGGCGCGCGCTGGACCACATCCGGCGCAAGACCGTGCACCTGCAGGGGATCCGCACGGTGGTGCTCGACGAAGCCGATGAGATGCTCGATATGGGCTTTGCCGACGACCTCGAGGCGATCCTCGCCGAGACGCCCGCCGAGAAGCAGGTGGCGCTGTTCTCGGCCACGCTGGCGCCGCGCATCATGGCGATCGCCAAGTCGCATCTGCGCAATCCGGAACTGATCAGCATCGAGCCGGAGAAGCTCAAGGCCGGCAAGGCGGCGAAGGTGCGGCAGGTGGCCTACATCGTGCCGCGGGCGCACAAGATGGCGGCCCTGGGTCGCATCCTCGACGTGGAGCAGCCGGAGAGCGCGATCGTGTTCTGCCGGACGCGCACCGAGGTGGACGAACTCACCGAGACGATGAACGCGCGCGGCTATGCGGCCGAGGCGCTGCATGGCGGCTTGAGCCAGGACCAGCGCGACCGCGTGATGAAGCGCTTCCGGGGCAAGACGACGGACCTGTTGATCGCGACGGACGTGGCGGCGCGCGGCCTGGACGTGTCGCACGTGACGCACGTGGTCAACTACGACGTGCCGAACGCGAGCGAGGCGTATGTGCATCGCATCGGCCGCACGGGCCGTGCGGGGCGCGAGGGGACGGCGATCACGCTGGCGGAGCCGCGCGAGCATCGCTTGCTCAAGAGCTTCGAGCGCGCGACGGGTCGTCCGGTGGAGGTCGCCCCGGTGCCGACGGTGGCGGACCTGAAGGCGGCGCGTGTGGAGCAGGTGCAGGAGAAGCTGCGTGCGACGATCCTCGACGGCGGGCTGGAGGATTGGCGGCGCATCGTGGCGGGCATGGCGACGGAGTTCGATCCGATGGATATCGCCGCGGCGGCGTTGAAGCAGGGGGCCACGCCGGCGGACGAGGAGACCGAGATTCCGGCGGGGCCGCCGGCACGCGAGAAGCATCCGGCGCGCGCGCGAGAGGACGTGAAGAAGGCGCGCACGATCGCCCGCGGTGCCAAGGGTGGCGGGATGACGAAGCTCTACGTGGGTGCCGGCCGCAAGCTGAAGGTGCGGCCGGGCGACCTCGTGGGCGCGATCGCCAACGAAGCGGGCGTCGATGCCGCGACGCTCGGCACGATCACGATCTTCGATCGGCACAGCATCGTCGAGGTGCCGGCCGCGGCGGCCGATGACGTGCTGCGCGCGATGGCGAAGGCGACGATCAAGGGCAAGAAGATCCTCGTGCGCCGGGATCGCGAAGGCAGCTGA
- a CDS encoding alpha/beta fold hydrolase encodes MFRSIVTAALLAATPALHAQEPFRVDVVGNGPPMLLIPGLTNSGEVWRATAAEFAKDHQVHVFSLAGFAGVPPIATDTGWLRMQREAIVAYVRERRLEKPVIVGHSLGGFLALWIAADHPDLPGAVVNIDGMPFFGTLMNPNATRETMRPMAAQMHRMMMSPGARENYMRMQDAQLKMMARDTAAHAMLARHGRDSDMGTMAVAMHDMYVEDLRADLARVRVPVLNVHAWAAYATMGQSREGLERIAANQYASLATQRLRIHDTAYHFIMLDEPAWLHREMREFLASPR; translated from the coding sequence ATGTTCCGTTCAATCGTCACAGCGGCGCTCCTCGCCGCCACGCCCGCACTGCACGCACAGGAACCGTTCCGCGTCGACGTCGTCGGCAACGGCCCGCCGATGCTCCTCATCCCCGGGCTCACGAACAGCGGCGAGGTCTGGCGCGCCACCGCCGCCGAGTTCGCCAAGGACCACCAGGTGCACGTGTTCTCGCTGGCCGGCTTCGCCGGCGTCCCGCCGATCGCCACGGACACCGGGTGGCTCCGCATGCAGCGCGAGGCCATCGTCGCGTATGTCCGCGAGCGTCGCCTCGAGAAGCCCGTCATCGTCGGCCACTCGCTCGGCGGCTTCCTCGCGCTCTGGATCGCCGCCGACCATCCCGACCTGCCCGGCGCCGTCGTCAACATCGACGGCATGCCGTTCTTCGGCACCCTCATGAATCCCAATGCCACGCGCGAGACCATGCGTCCGATGGCCGCGCAGATGCACCGCATGATGATGTCGCCGGGCGCCCGGGAGAACTACATGCGGATGCAGGACGCGCAGCTCAAGATGATGGCGCGCGATACGGCCGCGCACGCGATGCTCGCACGGCATGGCCGTGACAGCGACATGGGCACGATGGCCGTCGCCATGCACGACATGTACGTCGAAGACCTACGCGCCGATCTCGCGCGCGTGCGCGTCCCGGTCCTCAACGTCCACGCGTGGGCCGCCTACGCGACGATGGGACAGTCGCGCGAAGGCCTCGAACGCATCGCCGCGAACCAGTACGCATCGCTCGCCACACAGCGCCTGCGCATTCACGACACGGCGTATCACTTCATCATGCTCGATGAGCCAGCGTGGTTGCACCGCGAGATGCGGGAGTTCCTCGCCAGCCCGCGTTAG
- a CDS encoding DinB family protein → MSPRDRLLDALRRAHDGQPWHGPSRSEVLRDVTAREACFRAAPDAHTIWELVLHMRSWTEEVLARARGAVPDEPAAGDWPPMLDPADETAWRATLRSLDAAHEALWRHVETMDDAARAQRVANRPDDPPDSGITQRAMIRSLAEHDVYHTGQLAILKRIARSALSSPPK, encoded by the coding sequence ATGTCCCCTCGCGACCGCCTGCTCGATGCGCTGCGGCGCGCGCACGATGGCCAGCCGTGGCATGGCCCCTCGCGCAGCGAGGTGCTGCGTGACGTGACCGCGCGGGAGGCGTGCTTCCGTGCGGCGCCGGACGCCCATACGATCTGGGAGCTCGTCCTGCACATGCGCAGCTGGACGGAGGAGGTGCTGGCCCGTGCGCGGGGCGCCGTGCCGGACGAGCCCGCTGCCGGCGACTGGCCGCCGATGCTCGATCCGGCCGACGAGACCGCCTGGCGGGCGACACTGCGCTCCTTGGACGCGGCGCACGAAGCGCTGTGGCGGCATGTCGAGACGATGGATGACGCCGCGCGCGCGCAGCGCGTCGCGAACCGACCCGATGACCCGCCGGACAGCGGCATCACGCAGCGCGCGATGATCCGGTCGCTCGCCGAACACGATGTGTACCACACGGGGCAGCTCGCAATCCTCAAGCGGATCGCGCGGTCGGCCCTCTCCTCTCCCCCCAAGTAA
- a CDS encoding UPF0182 family membrane protein — protein MATINTAQRRSSILIIGVLLLLLGIPAIATVYTDWLWFQEIGFERVFTLRITAQLVLGGIALLLGFGLLYGNARLALRGMERSAESIRVLAAGGVEMRVKFLVAAAHRLALPATAFFALLLGSGLASRWRTLIQFWYRTPFGDVDPIFQRDISYYVFTLPAVQVALDWIWGVVFVSLLFVSLPIYLVRGDVGVRLGRLSIAPQAEWHLAALGALWLVLSALRTWVVGMPNLLFGTHGPLQGASYTDLYVRMPGLKLLAVLLLLGAVALLWGARRGNLARVAVVVVVGNFLLTALVNGVVPGVVQRLVVQPNELAKETPQIAHHIAATRRAWGLDAVERRELDGDQQLTARDIAANRSTIDNVRLWDREPLLQTFGQIQSIRTYYDFVAVDDDRYIVDGQMRHVLLSARELDPASLPTRTFVNEHLTFTHGMGLTLGPSNEFTAQGLPVLWMQDLPPTSTITQQVGRPQIYFGELDRTWVLAPSRQREFDFPSAEGDEAEYSTYAGRAGVPLSSYGRKLAFALRFGSMNILLSSDLTDSTRILFNQQVRKRAQLALPFLAFDNDPYLVVTDSGRLVWMLDAYTATDRYPYSARTSDGLNYLRNSVKVAVDAYDGDIRAWLVDPADPMINTLSKIYPDLLRPLAGMPADLRAHMRYPEDLFRAQTGLYATFHMTDPETFYHREDQWQIPAAQQGAVRSGYARHIVMRLPGERDTEYLMMRPFTPRQKDNLAAWMVARNDGEHYGKLISYRFPRQSLVFGPTQIANRINQDTEVSRQVSLWDQGGSEVIRGELLVIPIEASLLYVQPLYLRAQGGKIPELKRVIVAHNDRVVMEETLEGGLSVLFGDGTGLARASSRASSHAADATAGGAARGSDTAARPLDAERAALIQQAVQLYERARNAQRNDDWATYGDAMKRLGEVLQRLRQ, from the coding sequence GTGGCCACGATCAATACCGCCCAGCGCCGATCGAGCATCCTGATCATCGGCGTTCTCCTGCTCCTGCTCGGCATCCCCGCCATCGCCACGGTCTACACCGACTGGCTATGGTTCCAGGAAATCGGCTTCGAGCGCGTGTTCACGTTGCGCATCACGGCGCAGCTGGTCCTCGGCGGCATCGCGCTGCTGCTGGGCTTCGGCCTGCTGTACGGCAACGCTCGCCTGGCGCTGCGCGGGATGGAGCGCAGCGCCGAGAGCATCCGCGTCCTGGCCGCCGGCGGCGTCGAGATGCGGGTGAAGTTCCTCGTCGCGGCGGCGCATCGCCTGGCGCTGCCGGCCACTGCGTTCTTCGCGTTGCTGCTCGGGAGCGGATTGGCGTCGCGCTGGCGCACGCTCATCCAATTCTGGTATCGCACGCCGTTCGGCGATGTGGATCCGATCTTCCAGCGCGACATCTCGTACTACGTGTTCACGCTGCCGGCCGTACAGGTCGCGTTGGACTGGATCTGGGGCGTGGTCTTCGTGTCGTTGCTGTTCGTCTCGCTGCCGATCTACCTCGTGCGCGGCGATGTGGGCGTCCGGCTCGGGCGCTTGAGCATTGCGCCGCAGGCGGAGTGGCATCTTGCCGCACTCGGCGCGCTCTGGCTTGTCCTCTCGGCGCTGCGCACGTGGGTCGTGGGCATGCCCAACCTGCTGTTCGGCACGCACGGGCCGCTGCAGGGCGCGAGCTACACGGACCTCTACGTGCGCATGCCCGGCCTGAAGCTGCTGGCCGTCCTGCTGCTGCTCGGGGCCGTGGCGCTATTGTGGGGCGCGCGCCGCGGCAATCTTGCGCGCGTCGCGGTCGTGGTGGTCGTGGGCAACTTCCTCCTCACGGCACTGGTGAACGGCGTCGTGCCGGGTGTCGTGCAGCGGCTCGTCGTGCAGCCGAACGAATTGGCCAAGGAGACGCCGCAGATCGCCCATCACATCGCGGCCACGCGGCGGGCGTGGGGACTCGATGCGGTCGAGCGGCGCGAGCTCGACGGCGACCAGCAGCTGACGGCGCGCGACATCGCCGCCAACCGCTCGACGATCGACAACGTCCGCCTCTGGGACCGCGAGCCGCTGTTGCAGACCTTCGGGCAGATCCAGTCGATCCGCACGTACTACGACTTCGTCGCCGTGGACGACGACCGCTACATCGTGGACGGGCAGATGCGGCACGTGCTGCTCTCGGCGCGCGAGCTCGACCCGGCATCGCTGCCGACACGGACGTTCGTGAACGAGCACCTGACGTTCACGCACGGCATGGGCCTGACGCTCGGTCCCTCCAACGAGTTCACGGCGCAGGGCCTGCCGGTGCTCTGGATGCAGGACCTGCCGCCGACGTCGACGATCACGCAGCAGGTGGGGCGTCCGCAGATCTACTTCGGCGAGCTCGATCGCACCTGGGTGCTGGCGCCGTCGCGGCAGCGGGAGTTCGACTTCCCCTCGGCGGAAGGAGACGAGGCCGAGTACTCGACGTACGCCGGACGCGCCGGGGTGCCGTTGAGCTCGTATGGGCGCAAGCTGGCGTTCGCGCTGCGCTTCGGATCGATGAACATCCTGTTGTCATCGGACCTCACGGACAGTACGCGCATCCTCTTCAACCAGCAGGTCCGCAAGCGGGCGCAACTGGCGCTGCCGTTCCTCGCCTTCGACAACGACCCGTACCTCGTCGTCACCGACAGCGGGCGGCTCGTGTGGATGCTCGACGCATACACCGCCACTGACCGCTATCCGTATTCGGCACGCACCAGCGACGGGCTCAACTACCTGCGCAACAGCGTAAAGGTGGCGGTGGATGCCTACGACGGCGACATCCGTGCCTGGCTCGTGGACCCGGCCGATCCGATGATCAACACGCTTTCGAAGATCTATCCGGACCTGCTGCGACCGCTGGCCGGCATGCCGGCGGACCTGCGCGCGCACATGCGGTACCCCGAGGACCTGTTCCGCGCGCAGACGGGCTTGTACGCCACGTTCCACATGACGGACCCCGAGACGTTCTATCACCGCGAAGACCAGTGGCAGATCCCCGCCGCGCAGCAAGGCGCGGTGCGCAGCGGCTACGCACGCCACATCGTGATGCGGCTGCCCGGCGAGCGCGACACCGAGTACCTGATGATGCGGCCGTTCACGCCGCGTCAGAAGGACAACCTGGCGGCGTGGATGGTCGCGCGGAACGACGGCGAGCACTACGGCAAGCTGATCTCGTACCGGTTCCCGCGGCAGAGCCTGGTGTTCGGCCCGACGCAGATCGCGAACCGCATCAACCAGGACACCGAAGTCTCGCGGCAGGTCTCGCTGTGGGACCAAGGCGGCTCGGAGGTGATTCGCGGCGAACTGCTGGTGATCCCGATCGAAGCGTCGCTGCTCTACGTACAGCCGCTGTACCTGCGGGCGCAGGGCGGCAAGATTCCCGAGCTCAAGCGCGTGATCGTGGCGCACAACGATCGCGTGGTCATGGAGGAGACGCTGGAGGGCGGGCTGTCGGTGCTCTTCGGCGACGGGACGGGACTCGCCCGCGCTAGCTCGCGTGCCTCGTCGCATGCTGCGGATGCAACGGCGGGCGGAGCGGCGCGCGGCAGCGACACGGCGGCCCGGCCCCTCGATGCCGAGCGTGCCGCACTCATCCAACAGGCGGTCCAGCTGTACGAACGGGCGCGCAACGCACAGCGCAACGACGACTGGGCGACCTACGGCGACGCGATGAAGCGTCTCGGTGAGGTGCTGCAGCGGCTGAGGCAGTGA
- a CDS encoding YdeI/OmpD-associated family protein — MSRDPRVDSYIAKAQPFAQPIMHHLRAVVHEACPEVEETIKWGMPSFMHHGILAGMAAFKAHVAFGFWKGRLVTGDAARSREAMWSFGRITSLDDLPKKRQLLAMVKKAAKLNEAGATAPRTVKHAKPVLRLPADLATALKAKPAAKAFYATLPPSAKRDYVEWITEAKQPATRAKRVAQAVQWLGEGKRRNWKYETR, encoded by the coding sequence ATGTCGCGAGACCCACGCGTCGACTCCTACATCGCCAAGGCCCAGCCCTTCGCCCAGCCGATCATGCACCACCTGCGTGCGGTGGTGCACGAGGCCTGTCCGGAGGTGGAGGAGACGATCAAGTGGGGCATGCCGAGCTTCATGCACCATGGCATACTCGCGGGCATGGCGGCGTTCAAGGCGCATGTGGCCTTTGGCTTCTGGAAGGGCAGGCTGGTGACGGGCGACGCCGCGCGGTCCCGCGAGGCGATGTGGAGCTTCGGGCGTATCACGTCGCTCGACGACCTGCCGAAGAAGCGCCAGCTCCTCGCGATGGTGAAGAAGGCGGCGAAGCTCAACGAGGCCGGTGCCACGGCGCCGCGCACAGTGAAGCATGCAAAGCCAGTGCTGCGCTTGCCGGCGGACCTCGCTACCGCGTTAAAGGCGAAGCCCGCGGCGAAGGCGTTCTATGCCACGCTCCCGCCCTCGGCGAAACGCGATTACGTCGAGTGGATCACCGAGGCCAAACAGCCGGCGACGCGCGCGAAGCGAGTGGCGCAGGCGGTGCAATGGCTTGGCGAGGGGAAGCGGCGGAACTGGAAGTACGAGACGCGCTGA
- a CDS encoding IS110 family transposase yields MTYIGIDVSQGTLDGADATGAAWQHANDAAGIAATVARVGAQGPTLVVLEATGAYHVPLTAALAAAGVPVAVVNPRQVRRFAESVGQLAKTDRLDAALLARFAATVRPAARPLPDAATQELAALVDRRRQLVEMLTMEHNRLAVARRSVQPSVRQTIRALERALRALEDETDRWIQGSPLWRAQEELLTSVPGIGPQTARLLIARLTELGALSAKEIAALVGLAPYAQESGRWRGVRRIRGGRADVRTGLYMATLAAIRCNAVVRAMYRRLVAAGKPKKLALTACMRRLLVILNAMVKHQTRWQASPTPTTA; encoded by the coding sequence ATGACGTACATCGGGATCGATGTGAGCCAGGGCACGCTGGACGGCGCGGACGCGACGGGCGCGGCGTGGCAGCACGCGAACGACGCGGCGGGCATCGCCGCGACGGTGGCGCGCGTGGGCGCGCAGGGGCCGACGCTGGTCGTGCTGGAGGCGACGGGCGCCTACCACGTGCCGCTGACGGCGGCGCTCGCGGCGGCGGGCGTGCCGGTCGCGGTGGTGAATCCGCGGCAGGTGCGGCGCTTCGCCGAGAGCGTCGGGCAGCTGGCGAAGACGGACCGGCTCGACGCGGCGCTGCTCGCGCGCTTCGCGGCGACGGTGCGCCCGGCCGCGCGGCCGCTGCCCGACGCGGCGACGCAGGAGCTCGCGGCGCTCGTCGACCGGCGGCGGCAGCTCGTCGAGATGCTGACGATGGAGCACAACCGGCTCGCGGTGGCGCGCCGCAGCGTGCAGCCGAGCGTCCGGCAGACGATCCGCGCGCTGGAGCGGGCGCTCCGGGCCCTCGAGGACGAGACGGACCGCTGGATCCAGGGCTCGCCGCTCTGGCGCGCGCAGGAGGAGCTCCTCACGAGCGTGCCGGGCATCGGGCCGCAGACGGCGCGGCTGCTGATCGCGCGCCTCACGGAGCTCGGCGCGCTGTCCGCGAAGGAGATCGCCGCCCTCGTCGGGCTGGCGCCCTACGCGCAGGAGTCGGGCCGCTGGCGCGGCGTGCGGCGCATCCGCGGCGGCCGCGCCGACGTCCGCACGGGGCTCTACATGGCGACCCTCGCGGCGATCCGCTGCAACGCCGTCGTACGCGCGATGTATCGGCGCCTCGTCGCCGCCGGCAAGCCGAAGAAGCTCGCCCTGACCGCGTGCATGCGCCGCCTCCTCGTCATCCTCAACGCGATGGTCAAACATCAAACGCGGTGGCAGGCGTCACCGACGCCCACCACCGCTTGA
- a CDS encoding IS30 family transposase translates to MFIPSPHGYTWQQRAELWARYRAGDSVREIARDLAKDPGALHGVIRKQGGISPRLRARSALALSLDERERISRGLAAGESYRAIGRALGRAASTISREVARHGGPTKYRAVRADAVAWKSARRPKACRLASRPRLRYLIAAKLKLRWSPEQISAWLRRTYPHEPELHVSHETIYRSLYVQARGVLKKELLRHLRTGRVVRRARASTRKGQGRGQIVDAIPISARPAEVEDRAVPGHWEGDLLAGGGNTHIATLVERTSRFTILVKVESKEPGRVVPALIRQIRRLPAHVARSLTWDRGKELAHHQRFTVATGVQVYFCDPYSPWQRGTNENTNGLLRQYFPTGTSLANVTQRQLDAVAAQLNGRPRKTLDFRTPAEVFDEAVALIA, encoded by the coding sequence ATGTTCATCCCCAGCCCGCACGGCTACACGTGGCAGCAGCGCGCTGAACTCTGGGCGCGCTATCGCGCCGGTGACTCGGTCCGCGAGATCGCCCGCGACCTCGCCAAGGATCCCGGCGCACTTCACGGCGTGATTCGCAAGCAAGGGGGCATCTCGCCGCGCCTGCGTGCACGATCGGCGTTGGCGCTGTCGCTCGACGAACGGGAGCGCATCTCGCGCGGGCTCGCCGCCGGCGAATCCTACCGAGCGATCGGCCGCGCCCTGGGCCGTGCCGCATCGACCATCAGTCGTGAGGTCGCACGTCATGGGGGCCCGACGAAGTATCGGGCCGTCCGCGCCGACGCGGTCGCGTGGAAGTCCGCGCGTCGGCCGAAGGCCTGCCGCCTCGCGTCCCGGCCGCGCCTGCGCTATCTCATTGCAGCGAAGCTGAAGCTGCGCTGGTCACCGGAGCAGATCAGCGCGTGGCTCCGCCGCACCTACCCGCACGAGCCGGAGTTGCACGTGTCGCACGAGACGATCTACCGCTCGCTGTACGTCCAGGCGCGCGGCGTGCTCAAGAAGGAACTGCTGAGGCACCTGCGCACGGGACGCGTGGTGCGGCGCGCCCGCGCCTCGACGCGCAAGGGCCAGGGGCGCGGGCAGATCGTCGATGCCATTCCCATCAGCGCGCGCCCGGCCGAGGTCGAGGACCGCGCCGTGCCCGGCCACTGGGAGGGCGACCTCCTCGCCGGCGGCGGCAACACGCACATCGCCACGCTCGTGGAGCGCACGTCGCGCTTCACGATCCTCGTGAAGGTCGAGAGCAAGGAGCCGGGCCGCGTCGTGCCCGCGCTCATCCGCCAGATCCGGCGGCTGCCGGCGCACGTCGCGCGCTCGCTCACCTGGGACCGCGGCAAGGAACTCGCGCACCACCAGCGCTTCACCGTCGCCACCGGCGTGCAGGTCTACTTCTGCGATCCGTACAGTCCGTGGCAGCGCGGCACCAACGAGAACACGAACGGCCTCCTGCGGCAGTACTTCCCCACGGGCACGAGCCTCGCCAACGTTACGCAGCGGCAGCTCGATGCCGTCGCGGCTCAGCTCAATGGACGGCCCCGCAAGACGCTCGACTTCCGCACCCCGGCAGAAGTCTTCGACGAAGCTGTTGCATTGATTGCTTGA